A segment of the Carassius carassius chromosome 21, fCarCar2.1, whole genome shotgun sequence genome:
TGTCCCCGTAGGTTCGGTCTTCATATTGGACCAGGGCTTGTAAATTTCGCGCGTCTTTGCCAGTGGCTGGAGTGCCTAATAAAAATAGAGTTTTGATTTTAAAGCCCTGGATTTCCTGCTCCTTCCCCCAGGTCTGCCTCACAGCTTCTCGCCGGTCATGTTCTTCGATAACCGATTTGACCACGACCAGAAGATCCACATCACCGCTGCACTTCTCCGGGTGATTCAGCAACATTTGGTAGTACCTGCAATGTCTGTGCAGGACAAATTCGTGAAATCTTGGGCTCAAACGACGAAACCAGACTTGAGTCTTCATGGTCGAATTTTCACGACACTGAATTTTATCCACGTCCCATTTTCTTGCCATGGGTTTTCCCACCGGCGCCAAGCCATTACCGTTGGATGAATTTTCGATGGCCTTTATGCTTTTACATGTGGGGCCACACCATTTGCGTTTCACGTCGACTTTGATATCTTTCAAATTCGTGTCAACCGTTATTAACTTCTGAAGCATCAGTAAAGTGGCAAAAACCAAAGTCAGGCTGACCGCAGTCCTTAAATTCTTTTTCTTTCGAAAGAACGATTCCATTACGCACACGCTCCTCAGAGAGCAGTCCATTCGGGCGGCCTGTGGATTTGTCATGAAAAGTCAGTCAGGTCCGCTGTTATTAATTTCCCAAGtgttatagaaatataaaaatgagcGAATAGtccataaaaatgcattttgataaagcttaaaaatgtattttctaattTCCTCTCGTCAGACTACGTTTTAGTCTCTTGTCCCGTCGCAACAGGCTCTTCTCGCTTCAAGTTCCATCGTTGAACTGCTGGAAATGGGAGGAAGTCATTCTGTAAAACAATCGGCTGTCTGCCCTCCGCACTCCTCTCTCCTCCACCTTAAGGACACCTGCCTGCTCAGGATCTCTGGTTACACACGACAGCTGTGCAAGCGTAATAAATGAGGGTCCCCAAGAGGAGTTTGAGTGAGAACTACTTACTTAttcaatgcatgtaaatattGGATTTGAAGTAGGCCTGGCTTATCGTAATTTTAAAGGTTTGCAACCCACTTTTCATGTCCCTCTCACGAGCACAGTCAAAAAGATGCTCGAAGGTGTCAAGGAGTTGATTATGATTAGCACTACACTCATAATTTTAGTATTTAGCGCCACCGTGTGGTTCATAGCGATAGAGTCAGTCAACATGAACTTAACCAGTTTAAAGGCATGATTCTCAGAATTTGCAATATCGCCAAGACACATGAAATTATATTGTCCtatcaaatttaaatgtatttaaattatattattagtcCTTTACAAAGCCTAAGTCATATTGttttctgcatcataaaagctacATATCTTCAGAACATGTTATacaatttagcctaatatttgaTCTGTACTAAAATGTTTCCTTACTGGTTCACCAGATTAAGTGATGGTTATGTTGGTCCTAAGACAACTGACCAGTTGCCATTGGTTTATAGCCATAAATGACCAGCTTGGTCCAGAGACCATTTAATCATCACAAATCGTCATAAAGTAAGCCTATAGTGTTGGCTGCATTATCCAGCAAGATGCCACATAAtacttaaatgcttttaaaacctttaaacattttcatttgaCAGTGGATTTTCCATGTGAAATCAGTTAAATGTTGTAGCTTGCCTATAATGTTCACTATGACGATGTCATGTGTCTGGCAAATGAAGCAATGTTAAGAATGACAAAATCCTTCATGGAAATTGTTTTATGATTTTTACATACTCAGAgtcaaatatttgaatataaacagCACATATGAATTCTTCCACGGATGTCATCATCAGTAGAAGCTGGACTTACGGCCTGTTGCATAATCATAGCCACTTTGTTaagactttctttaaaaaaaagtttgaccAACAGTTAAATAAGGGGTAATCAGTTTTATAAATTTactcaaattacatttacattacatttacatttattcatttagcagacgcttttatccaaagcgacttacaaatgaggacagtggaagcaatcaaaaattgtgtgtgtgtatatatacaacccgaattccgg
Coding sequences within it:
- the LOC132097819 gene encoding UDP-GlcNAc:betaGal beta-1,3-N-acetylglucosaminyltransferase 7-like — its product is MTNPQAARMDCSLRSVCVMESFFRKKKNLRTAVSLTLVFATLLMLQKLITVDTNLKDIKVDVKRKWCGPTCKSIKAIENSSNGNGLAPVGKPMARKWDVDKIQCRENSTMKTQVWFRRLSPRFHEFVLHRHCRYYQMLLNHPEKCSGDVDLLVVVKSVIEEHDRREAVRQTWGKEQEIQGFKIKTLFLLGTPATGKDARNLQALVQYEDRTYGDILQWDFMDTFFNLTLKEVNFLRWFNIYCSGVPFIFKGDDDVFVQIKNLVELIGFRVEENRVENLIVGDTILEAKPIRNRQSKYFIPKELYDDRYPPYLGGGGFLMSSLMARKLFVVSESVELYPIDDVFLGMCLQKLKIVPELHLGFRTFGIIKRKVTPLNREPCFFRSLIVVHKLDPQELLQMWRLVQNEDLTCARQVLIE